One part of the Helicobacter cetorum MIT 99-5656 genome encodes these proteins:
- the trxB gene encoding thioredoxin-disulfide reductase: protein MLDLAIIGGGPAGLSAGLYATRGGVKNVVLFEKGMPGGQITGSSEIENYPGVKEILSGLDFMQPWQEQCFRFGLKHEMVAIQRVSKKDSHFVVYAEDGKTFEAKSVIIATGGSPKRTGIKGESEFWGKGVSTCATCDGFFYKNKEVAVLGGGDTAVEEAIYLANICKKVYLIHRRDGFRCAPITLEHAKKNDKIEFLTPYVVEEIKGDNAGVSSLSIKNTATNETRELVVPGIFVFVGYDVNNAVLKQEDGSMLCKCDEYGSMVVDLSMKTDVEGLFAAGDIRIFAPKQVVCAASDGATAALGAISYLENH from the coding sequence ATGTTAGATTTAGCTATTATTGGAGGTGGTCCTGCAGGTTTGAGTGCAGGGCTTTATGCTACTAGGGGTGGGGTTAAAAATGTCGTGCTGTTTGAAAAGGGCATGCCCGGTGGGCAAATCACAGGCAGTAGCGAGATTGAGAACTATCCGGGTGTTAAGGAAATTTTGAGCGGACTAGATTTTATGCAACCATGGCAAGAACAATGCTTTCGCTTTGGTCTAAAGCATGAAATGGTAGCCATTCAAAGAGTTTCTAAAAAAGACTCTCATTTTGTTGTTTATGCAGAAGATGGCAAGACTTTTGAAGCTAAGAGTGTGATTATTGCTACTGGTGGCAGTCCTAAACGCACAGGCATTAAAGGAGAGTCAGAATTTTGGGGTAAAGGCGTAAGCACTTGTGCCACATGCGATGGCTTTTTTTACAAAAATAAGGAAGTAGCCGTGCTTGGTGGGGGCGATACCGCTGTAGAAGAAGCGATTTACTTGGCTAACATTTGTAAAAAAGTTTATCTCATTCACAGAAGAGATGGTTTTAGGTGTGCACCCATTACTTTAGAGCATGCTAAAAAGAATGATAAAATTGAGTTTCTAACCCCTTATGTGGTAGAAGAAATCAAGGGCGATAATGCTGGTGTGTCTTCTTTAAGCATCAAAAATACAGCTACTAATGAAACAAGAGAATTAGTTGTGCCAGGTATCTTTGTTTTTGTCGGTTATGATGTGAATAATGCTGTGTTAAAACAAGAAGATGGTTCAATGCTATGTAAGTGCGATGAATATGGCTCTATGGTTGTGGATTTGTCCATGAAGACAGATGTTGAAGGGCTATTTGCAGCAGGAGATATTCGTATTTTTGCACCTAAGCAGGTGGTTTGTGCAGCGAGTGATGGTGCTACTGCGGCCTTAGGAGCGATTTCTTACTTGGAAAATCACTAA
- a CDS encoding tetratricopeptide repeat protein encodes MMKKSLFLLALLVLGLCGAEENPKEPGSNIADPSTQINPKENSNLLDQLGSPENAETKLSAGIDLAKKGDYEGAFKLFSQSCDEGNAPGCFAVGAMYSNGVGIQANKLKAARYYEMGCSGGDATACANLAQMYENKKNASVSDKENALQLYAVACQGGDMLACNNLGWMFANGSGVQKDYYKAMGYYKFSCENGNDMGCYNLGLMSNVNNIYGVDKAQLSQVDLNYLACNAGDMMGCANLGWIYANGSLGAPVNNHYAAKYFQIACDGGILGSCNNLGVLYQKGLGVPQDDQRALDLFSYACDNGFESSCRNYGNFKERLLRINPNYGRLFMPPSYYNNP; translated from the coding sequence ATGATGAAAAAAAGTTTGTTCTTGCTGGCTCTTTTGGTGCTTGGTCTTTGTGGGGCTGAAGAAAACCCTAAAGAACCTGGTTCTAATATTGCTGACCCTAGTACGCAAATCAACCCTAAAGAAAACTCCAATCTATTAGACCAACTAGGTTCGCCTGAAAACGCTGAGACTAAGCTATCAGCAGGCATTGATTTAGCCAAAAAGGGCGATTATGAAGGGGCTTTCAAGCTCTTTTCTCAATCATGTGATGAAGGTAATGCTCCTGGATGCTTTGCTGTGGGGGCAATGTATTCAAATGGGGTGGGCATACAAGCAAATAAACTTAAAGCCGCTCGCTATTATGAAATGGGCTGTAGTGGGGGTGATGCAACCGCTTGTGCGAATTTAGCTCAAATGTATGAAAATAAGAAAAATGCTAGTGTGAGCGACAAAGAAAATGCTCTCCAGCTTTATGCGGTAGCTTGTCAGGGGGGGGATATGCTTGCATGCAATAATTTAGGCTGGATGTTCGCTAATGGGAGTGGGGTTCAAAAAGATTATTACAAAGCAATGGGTTATTATAAATTTTCATGCGAAAATGGGAATGATATGGGGTGCTATAACTTAGGTCTGATGTCTAATGTGAATAATATCTATGGCGTAGATAAGGCACAGCTTAGTCAAGTGGATTTGAATTACTTAGCTTGTAATGCGGGGGATATGATGGGGTGTGCGAATCTAGGCTGGATTTATGCTAATGGTAGTTTGGGAGCTCCGGTGAATAACCACTATGCGGCCAAGTATTTTCAAATCGCATGCGATGGGGGGATTTTAGGGAGTTGCAATAATTTAGGTGTATTGTATCAAAAGGGCTTAGGCGTGCCACAAGATGACCAAAGAGCTTTAGACTTATTCTCCTATGCATGTGATAATGGTTTTGAGTCAAGTTGTCGTAATTATGGGAATTTTAAGGAGCGTTTGCTACGCATAAATCCTAATTATGGGCGTTTGTTTATGCCCCCTAGTTATTACAATAATCCTTAA
- the ispG gene encoding flavodoxin-dependent (E)-4-hydroxy-3-methylbut-2-enyl-diphosphate synthase: MLENRVKTKRIFIGNVAIGGDAKISVQSMTFSKTADIESTKNQIDRLKLAGADLVRVAVSNEKDALALKELKKVSSLPLIADIHFHYKFALIASESVDAIRINPGNIGSKDKIKAVIDACKEKNIPIRIGVNAGSLEKQFDQKYGATPKGMIESALYNAKLLEDFDFTNFKISLKASDVERTMQAYRMLRPLVNYPFHLGVTEAGNLFSSSIKSAMALGGLLMEGIGDTMRVSITGELENEIKVARAILRHSGRLKEGINLISCPTCGRIEANLVEMTNKVEKRLSHIKTPLDISVMGCVVNALGEAKHADMAIAFGNRSGLIIKEGKVIHKLAEKDLFETFVVEVENLAKEREKLS, translated from the coding sequence ATGCTAGAAAACAGAGTTAAGACCAAGCGAATTTTTATTGGTAATGTTGCTATAGGGGGTGATGCCAAAATAAGTGTGCAAAGCATGACCTTTAGCAAAACCGCTGATATAGAAAGCACTAAAAATCAAATTGATAGGCTCAAACTCGCCGGGGCTGATTTAGTAAGGGTGGCGGTGAGTAATGAAAAGGATGCACTCGCTTTAAAAGAATTAAAAAAAGTGTCTTCTTTACCCTTAATTGCAGATATTCATTTCCACTATAAATTCGCTTTGATTGCAAGTGAAAGTGTAGATGCTATTAGAATTAATCCCGGAAATATCGGCTCTAAAGACAAGATTAAAGCAGTAATTGATGCTTGTAAAGAAAAAAACATTCCTATAAGAATTGGCGTGAATGCTGGAAGTTTAGAAAAGCAATTTGACCAAAAATATGGGGCAACTCCAAAAGGCATGATAGAAAGCGCTTTGTATAACGCAAAGCTTTTAGAAGATTTTGATTTTACCAATTTTAAGATTTCTTTAAAAGCAAGTGATGTTGAACGCACTATGCAAGCTTATAGAATGCTACGCCCCTTAGTGAATTACCCTTTTCATTTAGGCGTTACTGAAGCAGGTAATCTCTTTAGTTCAAGCATAAAGAGTGCTATGGCTTTAGGCGGGCTTTTAATGGAAGGCATTGGCGATACCATGCGAGTATCTATCACAGGGGAGTTGGAAAATGAAATCAAAGTGGCTAGAGCGATTTTACGCCATAGTGGGCGTTTGAAAGAAGGGATTAATTTAATATCTTGTCCTACTTGTGGGAGAATTGAGGCCAATTTAGTGGAGATGACTAATAAAGTAGAAAAACGCCTAAGCCATATTAAAACCCCTTTGGATATTAGTGTGATGGGCTGTGTAGTCAATGCCCTAGGCGAAGCTAAACATGCAGACATGGCGATTGCATTTGGAAATCGTAGTGGTTTGATTATTAAAGAGGGAAAAGTCATTCACAAATTAGCTGAAAAGGATTTGTTTGAAACTTTTGTAGTAGAAGTGGAAAATTTAGCTAAAGAAAGGGAAAAATTAAGTTAA
- the murC gene encoding UDP-N-acetylmuramate--L-alanine ligase: MLETPKVLLKNLQNCKIHFIGIGGIGISGLAKYLRAQGARISGSDIASSPSVKALKALGVEINIPHNPNALKEQDVVIHSAIIKEDNIEIQKAKELEIPILSRKDALYSILKDKRVFSVCGAHGKSSITAMLSAIFPTFGAIIGAHSKEFGSNVRESANNSLVFEADESDSSFLFSNPYCAIVPNTEPEHLEHYNHDLKRFFFAYQYFLDHAKKRVVYKEDPFLKSYSKNAIVLEKKDIKNIQYILKDDEPYTSFELKNLGTFLVWGLGEHNATNASLAILSALDELNLEEIRSNLLNFKGIKKRFDILQKGALILIDDYAHHPTEISATLKSASIYANLLNTQEKTIVIWQAHKYSRLMDNLEEFKKCFLEHCDRLIILPVYSASETKREIDLKEHFKHYNPTFIDRVRKKGNFLELLVNDKVVETIKKGFVIGFGAGDITYQLRGEM; this comes from the coding sequence ATGCTTGAAACCCCAAAAGTTTTATTAAAAAACCTACAAAATTGTAAAATCCATTTTATCGGCATAGGGGGCATTGGCATTTCAGGTTTAGCCAAATATCTTAGGGCTCAAGGAGCAAGAATTAGTGGCTCTGATATTGCTAGTAGTCCTAGTGTAAAGGCTTTAAAAGCCTTAGGGGTAGAGATTAATATTCCGCATAATCCAAATGCCTTAAAAGAACAAGATGTTGTGATTCATTCAGCCATTATCAAAGAAGACAATATAGAAATACAAAAAGCTAAAGAATTAGAAATCCCTATTTTGTCTCGTAAAGACGCTTTATATTCTATCCTTAAAGACAAGCGAGTTTTTAGCGTGTGTGGAGCTCATGGTAAGAGTAGTATCACTGCCATGCTTAGTGCCATTTTTCCGACTTTTGGAGCCATTATTGGAGCGCATTCTAAAGAGTTTGGTTCTAATGTGCGAGAGAGTGCGAATAATAGCTTGGTTTTTGAAGCTGATGAAAGCGATTCAAGTTTCTTGTTTTCTAACCCCTATTGTGCGATTGTGCCAAATACCGAGCCAGAACATTTAGAGCATTATAACCATGATTTAAAGCGTTTTTTCTTCGCTTATCAATATTTTTTAGACCACGCTAAAAAAAGAGTGGTTTATAAAGAAGACCCCTTTTTAAAAAGCTATTCTAAAAACGCCATAGTTTTAGAAAAAAAAGACATTAAAAACATTCAGTATATTTTAAAAGATGATGAGCCTTATACTTCATTTGAGTTAAAAAACTTGGGGACTTTTCTTGTATGGGGACTAGGCGAACATAACGCTACTAATGCGAGTTTAGCGATTTTAAGCGCGTTAGACGAATTAAATTTAGAAGAAATTAGAAGTAATCTATTAAATTTCAAAGGCATTAAAAAACGCTTTGACATTCTGCAAAAAGGCGCATTAATTCTCATTGATGATTACGCCCACCACCCTACAGAAATAAGTGCGACTTTAAAAAGCGCTTCAATCTATGCGAATTTGTTAAACACACAGGAAAAAACTATAGTCATTTGGCAAGCACACAAATACTCTCGCTTAATGGATAATTTAGAAGAGTTTAAAAAATGTTTTTTAGAACATTGCGACAGATTGATTATTTTACCTGTTTATAGTGCGAGCGAAACTAAGCGAGAAATTGATTTAAAAGAGCATTTTAAGCACTATAACCCTACCTTTATAGACAGGGTGCGTAAAAAGGGGAATTTTTTAGAACTTTTAGTTAATGATAAGGTAGTAGAAACTATCAAAAAGGGTTTTGTTATAGGCTTTGGAGCGGGGGATATTACCTATCAATTAAGGGGTGAAATGTAA
- a CDS encoding M48 family metallopeptidase → MLSDIPIIIQKNKKIKTLSLSVTPTLEVILKMPYYCSQVRANAFLQEQAVWLKNALASMQEKHLALSTRLANYKDKILVFDEVRNAKDYTLTELKKILKTYLEQELPLIAQKMHTSYTGFSIRNNHKVLGSCSYNNRLSFALLIIGAKKEEINYVIVHELAHTIHKNHSKNFWHCVETFCPNYRTLRENLKQNVALYAKLLENLAKS, encoded by the coding sequence ATGTTAAGCGATATTCCTATTATCATTCAAAAGAATAAGAAAATCAAAACCCTAAGTTTGAGTGTAACGCCTACTTTAGAAGTCATTCTAAAAATGCCTTATTATTGCTCTCAAGTTAGAGCTAATGCTTTTTTACAAGAACAGGCTGTGTGGCTTAAAAATGCCCTTGCTTCTATGCAAGAAAAACATCTTGCCCTAAGCACTCGCCTAGCAAATTATAAAGATAAAATCCTTGTGTTTGATGAAGTAAGAAACGCAAAAGATTACACCCTAACAGAGCTTAAAAAAATCCTAAAAACTTATTTGGAACAAGAACTCCCCTTAATCGCTCAAAAAATGCACACTTCATATACTGGTTTTAGCATTAGAAACAACCATAAGGTCTTAGGAAGTTGCTCTTATAACAACCGCCTGAGTTTTGCTCTGTTAATTATTGGTGCTAAAAAAGAAGAGATTAATTATGTAATAGTCCATGAACTCGCCCACACTATCCACAAAAACCATTCTAAAAATTTTTGGCATTGCGTAGAAACTTTTTGCCCAAACTACCGTACACTAAGAGAAAACTTGAAGCAAAATGTTGCTCTTTATGCCAAGCTCTTGGAAAACTTAGCAAAATCTTAA
- a CDS encoding glycosyltransferase family 25 protein, protein MRVFIISLDKKVCDEFGLVFRDTTTLLSTINVTNHYAEVFDAIYSKTLGNGGLHPLAKKHLHSYFITQNVKDMGVKTNLISDISKFYYALKYHAKFMSLGELGCYASHYLLWKKCIELNEPICILEDDITLKENFKESLDFLQKHIQELGYVRLMYLLYDSSVRSEFLISENQEIQKYIEVINAYSYGVGTQGYVITPKVARVFLRYSQKWVIPVDTLMDATFMHGVRNLVLKSFAIADDNQISTISRTEEPYSPKIALMRECHFKYLKWWRFL, encoded by the coding sequence TTGCGTGTTTTTATTATTTCTTTAGATAAAAAGGTGTGCGATGAGTTTGGTTTGGTTTTTAGGGACACGACTACCTTGCTTAGCACCATTAATGTAACCAACCACTATGCAGAGGTTTTTGATGCGATTTATTCTAAAACTCTTGGGAATGGGGGGTTGCATCCATTAGCTAAAAAACATCTACACTCTTATTTTATTACGCAAAATGTGAAAGATATGGGCGTTAAGACAAATTTAATCAGCGATATTTCTAAATTTTATTACGCTTTGAAATACCATGCAAAGTTTATGAGTTTAGGAGAGCTTGGGTGTTATGCAAGCCATTATTTGTTGTGGAAAAAGTGCATAGAATTAAATGAACCTATTTGTATTTTAGAAGATGACATCACCCTAAAGGAGAATTTTAAGGAGAGCTTGGATTTTTTGCAAAAACACATTCAAGAATTAGGTTATGTGCGTTTAATGTATTTATTATATGACTCAAGCGTGAGAAGTGAGTTTTTAATCAGCGAAAATCAAGAAATACAAAAATACATAGAAGTTATCAATGCTTATAGTTATGGAGTAGGCACTCAAGGATATGTTATTACACCCAAAGTGGCTAGAGTCTTTTTGAGATATAGTCAAAAATGGGTTATTCCTGTGGATACTTTGATGGATGCCACTTTTATGCATGGAGTGAGAAATTTGGTGTTAAAATCTTTTGCAATCGCTGATGATAATCAAATTTCTACAATAAGTCGCACAGAAGAGCCTTATAGTCCTAAAATTGCTTTGATGAGAGAATGTCATTTCAAATATTTAAAATGGTGGCGGTTTTTGTAA
- a CDS encoding succinyldiaminopimelate transaminase: protein MTFEPYPFERLRALFKDITPLKKGLDLGIGEPRFETPKFIQDTLKEHANSLNIYPKSAFEESLRVAQRSFFKRRFNIELKENELVSTLGSREVLFNFPSFVLFNHKNPTIAYPNPFYQIYEGASKFVKAKSILMPLTKENNFTPSLNEKELEEVNLVILNSPNNPTGRTLSLEELVAWVKLALKYNFILINDECYSEIYEDSPPPSLLEASILADNKEFKNVLVVHSLSKRSSVPGLRSGFIAGDSHILENYKAFRTYLGYTSANAIQKASEAAWLDEEHAKFFRNIYANNLKLARKIFKDTLIYPNSFYVYLPVKNGESFAKMLYQNEGITTLPALYLGRNHIGTDYVRLALVYDTPLLEKPLEMIETYRENHA from the coding sequence ATGACATTTGAGCCTTATCCTTTTGAACGATTAAGAGCCTTGTTTAAAGATATTACGCCTTTAAAAAAAGGGCTAGATTTAGGCATAGGTGAGCCACGATTTGAGACGCCTAAATTCATTCAAGACACTCTAAAAGAACACGCTAACTCGCTTAATATCTATCCTAAAAGCGCGTTTGAAGAGAGCTTGAGAGTGGCTCAAAGAAGTTTTTTTAAACGCCGTTTCAATATAGAATTAAAAGAAAATGAATTAGTCTCTACGCTGGGTTCTAGGGAAGTACTCTTTAATTTTCCTAGTTTTGTTTTATTCAATCATAAAAACCCCACTATTGCCTACCCTAACCCCTTTTATCAAATCTATGAAGGGGCAAGCAAATTTGTTAAAGCAAAAAGCATTTTAATGCCTTTAACTAAAGAAAATAATTTTACTCCAAGCTTGAATGAAAAAGAGTTAGAAGAAGTCAATCTAGTCATTTTAAATTCCCCTAATAACCCAACCGGAAGAACCCTTTCTTTAGAAGAATTAGTCGCTTGGGTCAAACTTGCCTTAAAATATAATTTTATTTTAATCAATGATGAATGTTATAGTGAAATCTATGAAGATTCGCCCCCCCCTTCGCTTTTAGAAGCTTCTATTCTTGCTGATAATAAAGAATTTAAAAATGTTTTGGTTGTCCATTCACTCTCCAAACGCTCTAGTGTCCCGGGGCTTAGAAGTGGCTTTATTGCAGGAGATAGCCACATTTTAGAAAACTACAAAGCTTTTCGCACTTATTTAGGTTATACAAGCGCTAATGCCATCCAAAAGGCTAGTGAAGCCGCTTGGCTAGATGAAGAGCATGCAAAATTTTTCCGCAACATTTATGCAAACAATCTTAAACTAGCACGAAAAATTTTTAAAGACACACTCATTTATCCTAATAGCTTTTATGTGTATTTGCCGGTTAAAAATGGCGAAAGTTTTGCCAAAATGCTTTATCAAAACGAAGGCATTACAACCTTACCAGCCTTGTATTTAGGGCGTAATCATATCGGCACTGATTATGTGCGTTTAGCCCTTGTCTATGACACCCCCCTTTTAGAAAAACCTTTAGAAATGATAGAAACTTATAGAGAAAATCATGCTTGA
- a CDS encoding 2,3,4,5-tetrahydropyridine-2,6-carboxylate N-succinyltransferase: MTNKFKNFVSNYQQSSNYKEPLGFGIARVDIAPISKKILCATYPMLNWKDENLGSYAVFCNSFSKERVILESISECVVEIDESFVLKALEFYTPFLNEAYSSKTAHKNIQVILELQKALEENRLKNSHGEYLYRLVILYEDKPCESVESAYMKLLALSLGKAPLRSLNLDGIFSQLSNVAWSGNKPYELEWLRENEIALKMRECFPGIDFVDKFPRYLMQVIPEFDNIRLLDSSKTRFGAYLGTGGYTQMPGASYVNFNAGAMGVCMNEGRISSSVVVGEGTDIGGGASILGVLSGGNNNPISIGKNCLLGANSVTGISLGDGCIIDAGIAILAGSVIEIEENEFKKLIEVNSNLEKHANNLYKGKELSGKNGVHFRLNSQNGKLIAFRSVKKIALNQSLH, from the coding sequence ATGACTAATAAATTTAAAAATTTTGTGAGTAATTACCAGCAATCTAGTAACTATAAAGAGCCTTTAGGCTTTGGTATTGCGAGAGTGGATATTGCCCCTATTTCAAAAAAGATTTTATGTGCGACTTATCCGATGCTAAACTGGAAAGATGAAAATTTAGGCTCTTATGCGGTGTTTTGCAATTCATTTTCTAAAGAAAGAGTGATTTTAGAGAGCATAAGTGAATGCGTAGTAGAGATAGATGAGAGTTTTGTTTTAAAAGCGCTAGAATTTTATACGCCTTTTTTGAATGAAGCTTATTCTAGCAAGACAGCTCATAAAAATATTCAAGTTATCTTAGAACTTCAAAAAGCCTTAGAAGAAAATCGTTTGAAAAATAGCCATGGGGAGTATCTCTATCGTTTGGTTATTCTCTATGAAGATAAGCCTTGTGAGAGCGTAGAGAGTGCGTATATGAAACTCTTAGCTCTATCTTTAGGTAAAGCCCCTTTAAGAAGTTTGAATTTAGATGGTATTTTTTCTCAACTTTCTAATGTGGCTTGGAGTGGTAACAAGCCTTATGAATTAGAATGGCTTAGAGAGAATGAAATAGCCCTAAAAATGCGAGAATGTTTTCCTGGCATTGATTTTGTGGATAAATTCCCACGCTATCTCATGCAAGTGATTCCTGAATTTGATAATATCCGCTTACTAGATAGCTCTAAAACTCGCTTTGGAGCGTATTTAGGAACGGGTGGTTATACCCAAATGCCCGGAGCTAGTTATGTGAATTTCAATGCAGGTGCGATGGGAGTGTGTATGAATGAAGGGCGTATCTCTTCATCAGTAGTTGTTGGCGAAGGCACTGATATTGGTGGGGGAGCGAGTATTTTAGGCGTTTTAAGTGGGGGAAATAACAATCCCATTAGCATTGGAAAAAATTGTTTGCTAGGGGCTAATAGTGTTACAGGCATTAGCCTAGGCGATGGCTGTATTATTGATGCAGGTATTGCCATACTAGCTGGAAGTGTTATAGAAATTGAAGAAAATGAGTTTAAAAAGCTCATTGAAGTGAATAGTAATTTGGAAAAACATGCTAATAATCTTTATAAGGGCAAAGAGCTTTCAGGAAAAAATGGCGTGCATTTTCGCTTGAATAGCCAAAATGGCAAGCTTATTGCCTTTAGAAGCGTGAAAAAAATCGCCCTTAATCAGTCATTACATTAA
- a CDS encoding endonuclease MutS2 translates to MNTSQKPLEESLDLKEFLALFKTFFAKESGITLENDLKQAFTYLNEIDTIGLPTPKSVRESELIFVKLTKFGTLHLDEIDEIVKRLRYIVILKNTFKNFTHLKFYERLNAIVLPAFFDDLMHMLDDEGAIKKGANATLDALNESLNRLKKESAKIIQNYAHSKELAPYLVDTQSHLKHGYECLLLKSGFSSAIKGVVLERSSNGYFYLLPENAQKITQKITQVHNEIESCTLEICQTLSNSLQKHLLFLKFIFKEFDFLDSLQARLNFAKEYNLEFVMPSFTQKKLILENFSHPILKEPKPLNLKFEKSMLAVTGVNAGGKTMLLKSLLSAAFLSKYLIPMKINANKSIIPYFKEIHAIINDPQNSANNISTFAGRMKQFSTLLSKENMLLGVDEIELGTDADEASSLYKTLLEKLLKQNNKIIITTHHKRLSVLMAENKEVELLAALYDEEKERPTYTFLKGVIGKSYAFETALRYGVPSFLIKEAKAFYGEDKERLNVLIENSSALERELKQKNESLENALKEQENLKNAWLLEVEKQKEMFQKKKLELEKSYQQALNLLKSEVASKNTSSMHKEIQKANEILNQHQKSSEREKTITSFQIHEKARYKNESVLIIQTLDKGYYSIETELGMRLKVHGSLLKKIQKPQNKIKQNKIKPTPTIIPKPKEASLRIDLRGQRTEEALDLLDAFLNNALLGGFEEVLICHGKGSGILEKFVKEFLKKHPKVSSFSDAPINLGGSGVKIVKL, encoded by the coding sequence ATGAATACTTCACAAAAACCCCTAGAAGAAAGCCTAGATTTAAAAGAGTTTCTCGCTCTTTTTAAAACTTTTTTTGCAAAAGAAAGTGGTATTACTTTAGAAAATGATTTGAAACAAGCTTTCACTTACTTAAATGAAATAGATACTATCGGTTTGCCCACTCCAAAAAGTGTGAGGGAGAGCGAACTTATTTTTGTAAAACTCACCAAGTTTGGCACACTCCATTTAGATGAAATTGATGAGATTGTTAAAAGATTACGCTACATTGTCATTCTAAAAAACACTTTTAAAAACTTCACGCATTTAAAATTTTATGAACGCCTTAATGCCATTGTTCTACCCGCTTTTTTTGATGATTTAATGCACATGCTTGATGATGAAGGAGCTATCAAAAAAGGGGCTAATGCCACACTAGATGCTTTAAATGAAAGCTTAAATCGCCTTAAAAAAGAGAGCGCAAAAATTATTCAAAATTACGCCCATTCTAAAGAGCTTGCCCCTTATTTAGTGGATACTCAAAGCCACCTTAAGCATGGCTATGAATGCCTTTTATTAAAGAGTGGGTTTTCTAGTGCGATTAAAGGCGTTGTGCTAGAAAGAAGTAGCAATGGTTATTTTTATCTCTTGCCTGAAAACGCTCAAAAAATCACGCAAAAAATCACGCAAGTTCATAACGAAATAGAAAGTTGCACCCTTGAAATTTGTCAAACTCTAAGCAATAGCCTACAAAAACACCTTTTATTTTTAAAATTCATTTTCAAAGAGTTTGACTTTTTAGATAGCTTACAAGCTCGGCTAAATTTTGCTAAAGAATATAATTTAGAATTTGTCATGCCAAGTTTTACGCAAAAAAAATTGATTTTAGAAAACTTTTCACACCCCATTTTAAAAGAGCCAAAGCCCCTAAACTTGAAGTTTGAAAAATCAATGCTTGCGGTAACAGGTGTGAATGCTGGCGGAAAAACCATGCTTTTAAAATCGCTTTTAAGCGCGGCTTTTTTAAGCAAGTATCTCATTCCTATGAAAATTAATGCTAACAAGTCCATTATCCCTTATTTTAAAGAAATTCACGCCATTATTAATGACCCCCAAAATAGTGCGAACAATATCTCTACTTTTGCTGGCAGAATGAAACAATTTAGCACTCTTTTATCCAAAGAGAACATGCTCTTAGGCGTTGATGAAATTGAGCTAGGAACCGATGCTGATGAAGCAAGCAGTTTGTATAAAACCTTGCTAGAAAAGTTGCTCAAACAAAACAATAAAATCATTATTACCACACACCACAAACGCCTAAGCGTTTTAATGGCAGAAAATAAAGAAGTGGAATTACTAGCCGCTCTTTATGATGAAGAAAAAGAACGCCCCACTTACACCTTTTTGAAAGGTGTTATAGGCAAAAGTTATGCGTTTGAAACGGCTCTTCGCTATGGTGTGCCAAGCTTTCTGATTAAAGAAGCTAAGGCATTTTATGGCGAAGATAAGGAAAGATTAAATGTTTTGATTGAAAATTCAAGTGCGTTAGAAAGAGAGCTGAAACAAAAAAATGAGAGCTTAGAGAACGCCTTAAAAGAGCAAGAAAATTTGAAAAATGCATGGCTTTTAGAAGTTGAAAAACAAAAAGAAATGTTTCAAAAGAAAAAACTTGAATTAGAAAAATCCTATCAACAAGCCTTGAATTTATTAAAAAGTGAAGTTGCTTCAAAAAATACCAGCTCTATGCATAAAGAAATCCAAAAAGCTAACGAGATTTTAAACCAGCATCAAAAGAGTTCTGAAAGAGAAAAAACCATAACGAGTTTTCAAATACACGAAAAAGCACGCTATAAAAATGAAAGCGTGCTTATTATTCAAACGCTAGATAAAGGCTATTACTCCATAGAAACAGAGCTTGGCATGCGTTTGAAAGTGCATGGAAGTTTATTAAAAAAAATTCAAAAACCCCAAAATAAGATTAAGCAAAACAAGATTAAACCAACCCCAACGATTATTCCTAAGCCCAAAGAAGCGAGCTTACGCATTGATTTAAGGGGACAACGCACTGAAGAGGCTTTGGATTTATTAGACGCCTTTTTAAATAACGCTCTTTTAGGGGGTTTTGAGGAAGTGCTAATCTGTCATGGTAAAGGAAGTGGGATTTTAGAAAAGTTTGTGAAAGAATTTTTGAAAAAACACCCCAAGGTTAGTAGCTTTAGCGATGCCCCTATAAATTTAGGCGGTAGTGGGGTTAAAATCGTTAAATTGTAG
- the trxA gene encoding thioredoxin, whose protein sequence is MSHYIELTQENFESTIKEGVALVDFWAPWCGPCKMLSPVIDELASEYEGKAKICKVNTDEQEELSAKFGIRSIPTILFMKNGEVVHQLIGAQTKVALKEQLDKLLG, encoded by the coding sequence ATGAGTCATTATATTGAATTAACTCAAGAAAATTTTGAAAGCACTATTAAAGAAGGCGTTGCATTGGTAGATTTTTGGGCTCCATGGTGTGGACCTTGTAAGATGTTATCCCCTGTGATTGATGAACTAGCTAGTGAGTATGAAGGTAAGGCTAAAATTTGTAAGGTCAATACTGATGAGCAAGAAGAATTGAGTGCAAAATTTGGTATTAGAAGCATTCCTACCATTTTATTTATGAAAAATGGCGAAGTAGTCCATCAGCTTATTGGTGCACAAACTAAAGTTGCTTTAAAAGAGCAATTAGACAAGCTTCTAGGCTAA